In Leptolyngbya sp. SIO1E4, one DNA window encodes the following:
- the recN gene encoding DNA repair protein RecN, translating into MLCSLKIENFALIDRLTLDLQSGLNVLTGETGAGKSIVLDALDAVLGGRVSQRMVRSGEKKALIEATFKINDRIETWLKTHDVPVEGDLLLCARELTAGQNTVRSRSRLNGVAVTKPQVESLRLQLVEITAQGQTLQVGDSQMQLAWLDGVGGEPVAKQRHIVAVSYAAMAEAKTQLERRRRAEQQRQEQLDLFDYQWRELSAVGLEDPEELVQLEQEQQRLSHAVELQQQSYQVYQTLYENDQNAPACADLLGTATQTLEDMLQYDDSVEPILDMVNDALAQIEEAGRQIAAYSEGIETDPQRLQMIEERISQLKQLCRKYGRSLPDLIEYAQEIQASLDLLNGEGQSLESLEAAHQASLKTLGRDCQKLTKLRQQAAKSLETRLIEELKPLAMERVQFQVKISPIDPTITGADQIQFLFSPNPGEPLQPLVETASGGEMSRFLLALKACLSQLDVVSTLVFDEVDVGVSGRVAQAIAEKLHELGRSQQVLCVTHQPMVAAMADAHFRVGKEVIEQAKTTPKRKRKSQKESGTATAEQVRTVVRITPLDRGMRREELAQLAGGQSHQEALSFADALLQQAESLRQ; encoded by the coding sequence ATGCTGTGTTCTCTGAAGATTGAAAATTTTGCGCTGATTGATCGTCTGACGTTGGATCTGCAGTCTGGGTTAAACGTATTGACTGGGGAAACAGGGGCAGGCAAGTCGATTGTGCTAGATGCGCTGGATGCTGTCTTAGGGGGACGGGTCAGCCAGCGTATGGTGCGCTCTGGGGAGAAAAAAGCCCTTATAGAAGCGACCTTTAAAATCAACGATCGCATTGAAACCTGGCTTAAAACACATGATGTGCCCGTAGAGGGCGATCTGCTATTGTGTGCTCGAGAACTCACCGCCGGGCAAAATACCGTGCGCAGCCGGTCTCGTTTGAATGGGGTGGCTGTTACCAAGCCGCAAGTGGAGTCTTTGCGGTTGCAACTGGTCGAAATAACTGCCCAAGGGCAAACCCTGCAGGTGGGGGATTCCCAGATGCAGCTAGCCTGGTTAGATGGGGTTGGCGGAGAGCCAGTGGCGAAACAGCGACATATAGTGGCTGTTAGCTATGCTGCGATGGCTGAGGCTAAAACCCAGCTAGAAAGGCGACGCCGTGCCGAGCAACAGCGTCAAGAGCAGCTGGACCTGTTTGACTATCAGTGGCGGGAACTCAGTGCTGTGGGGCTAGAAGACCCGGAAGAACTGGTGCAACTTGAGCAAGAGCAACAGCGGTTGAGTCATGCGGTAGAGCTACAGCAGCAAAGCTATCAGGTGTATCAGACGCTCTATGAAAATGATCAAAATGCGCCTGCCTGTGCGGATCTCCTAGGGACAGCGACTCAAACCCTGGAAGACATGCTGCAGTATGACGATTCTGTCGAGCCAATTTTAGACATGGTGAACGATGCCCTGGCTCAGATTGAAGAAGCCGGGCGACAAATTGCAGCCTATAGTGAAGGTATTGAGACAGATCCTCAGCGGCTGCAGATGATTGAAGAACGCATCAGTCAACTCAAGCAGCTGTGTCGTAAATATGGGCGATCGCTGCCTGATTTAATCGAGTACGCCCAAGAAATTCAAGCATCGTTAGATCTTTTAAATGGTGAGGGGCAGTCTCTCGAATCCCTAGAAGCTGCTCATCAGGCCAGCCTCAAAACCCTAGGGCGTGACTGCCAGAAGTTAACGAAACTGCGTCAGCAGGCAGCCAAAAGCTTGGAAACCCGCTTGATTGAAGAACTAAAGCCGCTGGCGATGGAGCGCGTACAGTTTCAGGTCAAAATTTCACCGATTGACCCTACGATCACTGGGGCCGATCAGATTCAGTTTTTGTTCAGTCCTAACCCAGGGGAACCGCTACAGCCTCTGGTAGAAACTGCCTCTGGTGGAGAAATGAGTCGTTTTCTGCTGGCGCTCAAAGCCTGTCTCTCTCAGTTAGACGTTGTCAGTACGCTGGTATTTGATGAGGTAGACGTAGGGGTCTCGGGTCGCGTAGCCCAGGCGATCGCGGAAAAACTCCATGAACTAGGGCGATCTCAGCAAGTGCTGTGCGTGACTCACCAACCGATGGTCGCCGCTATGGCAGATGCCCACTTCCGGGTGGGCAAAGAAGTGATTGAGCAGGCGAAGACGACCCCGAAGAGAAAGCGCAAGTCTCAAAAAGAGTCAGGAACAGCGACAGCCGAGCAAGTGCGGACAGTTGTGCGCATTACACCTTTAGATAGAGGGATGCGCCGGGAGGAACTGGCCCAGCTAGCGGGTGGTCAATCCCATCAAGAGGCGTTGTCTTTTGCAGATGCGCTACTACAGCAAGCCGAGTCTCTCCGCCAGTGA
- a CDS encoding AarF/ABC1/UbiB kinase family protein → MTQTTTSLDTSAVANPLPQVTPEVSRLASTQAPHRFDPFEGLSYDPEAILAYYKRRPFRVLGRLLTVIGPFCLFFLQTWWNRQGHISEKTQRRQAERLRELLTRLGPAYIKIGQALSTRPDLVPPIYLEELTRLQDQLPPFPNEVAFRYIKEELGASPLEIYAELSPNPVAAASLGQVYKGRLKTGEAVAVKVQRPGLAQRITLDLYILRQLAQWATSNISRIRSDLVGIMDEFGARIFEEMDYTHEGENAIRFANLYGHLKDIYVPGIYLDYTARRVLTMEWVDGTKLTNLEKLQQQGIDATYLIDVGVQCSLRQLLEHGFFHADPHPGNLLAMPDGKLAYLDFGMMSQVKPYQRYGLIEAVVHMVNRDFEGLAHDYVKLEFLTQDTNLTPIIPALAEVFNNALGASVAELNFKSITDEFSALMYEYPFRVPAYYALIIRSLVTLEGIAINVDPDFKVLSKAYPYVAKRLLTDSAPELRTSLQELLFKGGEFRWNRLENLLRNARDSDDYDMERVLNQTLDFLFSERGEFIRDRIADEVAKELDNFGQNMVKTVQQNIQQRLGLSDSAATSSTAPTVASHASSSDSDSNMARILRIVDILRQTKGFDATLVARQLPQVLTKSETREMGQRIIGTLTQRAAARFLRDVLLTKPQSPPGIAPAYTRSL, encoded by the coding sequence GTGACCCAGACTACGACATCACTCGATACTTCAGCAGTTGCTAATCCCCTCCCTCAAGTTACCCCTGAAGTCTCTAGATTGGCGTCAACCCAGGCTCCTCATCGGTTTGATCCGTTCGAAGGCTTATCTTACGATCCTGAGGCCATTCTTGCTTACTACAAGCGACGCCCTTTCAGAGTCCTGGGCCGCCTGCTGACGGTTATTGGCCCTTTCTGCTTATTTTTTCTGCAAACCTGGTGGAATCGACAAGGCCACATTTCAGAAAAAACACAGCGACGGCAAGCGGAGCGATTACGGGAGCTGTTAACCCGTTTAGGGCCAGCCTATATCAAAATCGGTCAAGCTCTGTCGACGCGTCCTGACTTAGTGCCTCCCATCTATTTAGAAGAGTTGACGCGTCTACAAGATCAACTGCCACCGTTTCCAAACGAGGTCGCTTTCCGCTATATCAAGGAAGAATTGGGCGCTTCTCCCTTAGAGATCTACGCAGAGCTGTCGCCCAATCCAGTAGCCGCCGCTTCGCTGGGTCAAGTTTACAAAGGCCGTTTAAAAACGGGGGAAGCGGTTGCCGTTAAGGTTCAGAGACCTGGTTTGGCTCAACGCATCACTCTAGATCTTTATATTCTGAGACAGTTAGCCCAATGGGCAACCAGCAACATCTCTCGAATTCGAAGCGATCTCGTTGGCATCATGGACGAGTTCGGGGCCCGCATCTTTGAAGAGATGGACTATACCCATGAGGGAGAGAATGCCATTCGCTTCGCTAACCTCTATGGGCATCTTAAAGATATTTATGTTCCGGGTATTTACTTAGACTATACTGCTCGGCGCGTCCTCACGATGGAATGGGTTGATGGGACTAAACTCACCAATTTAGAAAAACTACAGCAACAAGGCATCGACGCTACCTATCTCATTGACGTGGGGGTTCAATGTTCTTTACGGCAATTGCTAGAGCATGGCTTTTTTCATGCTGATCCCCACCCTGGCAACTTACTAGCTATGCCCGATGGCAAGTTGGCATACCTGGACTTTGGCATGATGAGTCAGGTTAAACCCTATCAGCGCTACGGCCTGATAGAAGCTGTCGTACATATGGTCAATCGGGATTTTGAAGGCCTCGCCCATGACTACGTCAAGCTCGAGTTTTTGACCCAAGATACAAATCTGACTCCGATTATTCCAGCACTGGCTGAAGTCTTTAACAATGCACTAGGAGCCAGTGTCGCAGAACTGAACTTCAAGAGCATTACCGACGAGTTCTCTGCACTCATGTATGAGTATCCTTTCCGGGTACCCGCTTACTATGCGCTGATTATTCGATCGCTCGTCACCCTAGAGGGGATCGCCATTAACGTTGACCCAGACTTTAAGGTGCTCAGCAAGGCATATCCGTATGTTGCTAAACGACTCTTGACCGATTCGGCTCCTGAGCTACGAACTTCTCTGCAAGAATTGCTGTTCAAGGGGGGTGAATTTCGCTGGAATCGTTTAGAGAATCTGCTGAGAAATGCGCGGGATAGCGATGATTACGATATGGAGCGGGTCTTGAATCAAACCCTAGACTTTCTCTTTTCAGAACGAGGAGAGTTTATTCGCGATCGCATCGCAGATGAAGTAGCTAAGGAATTAGACAACTTCGGGCAGAACATGGTGAAGACCGTCCAGCAAAACATTCAACAGCGATTAGGCCTGAGTGATTCAGCCGCAACATCGTCAACCGCTCCTACCGTAGCCTCCCATGCGTCTTCATCCGACAGCGACAGCAACATGGCACGGATTCTACGGATTGTGGATATCTTGAGACAGACCAAAGGGTTCGATGCCACGTTAGTCGCCCGTCAGCTCCCCCAAGTCCTGACCAAATCTGAAACTCGCGAAATGGGACAGCGGATCATTGGCACCTTAACCCAGCGAGCAGCAGCCCGTTTCTTACGAGATGTTTTGCTCACCAAGCCCCAATCTCCCCCTGGAATCGCCCCTGCTTACACGCGCAGCCTTTAA
- a CDS encoding sodium:proton antiporter: MYFPLFLTETALNDPFIEEGLRKFLLVLSVSLGVATLSRALSWLRNIPYTLLLLLVGLGLATLDVRLINLSPELILFIFLPPLLFEAAWNIKWSNLKRDWLPICLFAIVGVVICIGGLFLGLQQFAGASLATALLVGAGLSATDPVSVVALFRELGVDKRLTTLMEGESLFNDGVAVVAYNLLLGLALGIEQFDIPVTISQFLVFVGIGVSVGGLIGFGISFLTQRFDLPLVEQSLTLVSAYGTYLVAEELGGSGVIAVVTTGLILGNLGSRIGMSPRTRLSVSEFWEFVAFFVNSIVFLLIGDQVIFDGLIDNIDMILVAILVMILARAISIFSLSTLSNWWERSDISWQSQVVLWWGGLRGSVSVALALSVPETLPQREEIISIIFGVMLFTLIVQGLTTKPLLETLNLLGDQPLRQNFIQKIARRVALNRVIEELQEIKSRNAIDAEYCDYQIALVEGQLEEIQEQVRVQQRDHPELAALLINQVNESLIAIEADTYAEFIRAGYLKEEISPLLESLLEQQKEREEREEKVEELA, from the coding sequence ATGTACTTTCCCTTATTTTTGACGGAGACAGCGCTGAATGATCCCTTTATTGAAGAAGGGCTCCGTAAGTTTTTGCTGGTTCTGTCGGTGTCTTTGGGGGTCGCGACGCTCTCTAGAGCCTTGAGTTGGTTACGCAACATTCCCTACACGTTGCTGCTGTTGCTGGTTGGCCTGGGGCTCGCAACCCTAGACGTCCGCTTAATTAACCTGTCTCCAGAGTTGATTCTCTTCATTTTCTTGCCACCTCTGCTGTTTGAAGCAGCTTGGAACATTAAGTGGTCAAACCTGAAACGAGATTGGTTGCCGATTTGCTTATTTGCCATTGTCGGCGTTGTGATTTGTATTGGAGGGTTGTTTCTAGGGTTGCAGCAGTTTGCTGGGGCCTCTTTAGCGACGGCATTATTGGTTGGGGCAGGGTTATCGGCTACTGACCCGGTGTCAGTGGTCGCGCTCTTTAGAGAACTGGGCGTCGATAAGCGTCTGACTACTCTTATGGAGGGAGAAAGCCTCTTCAATGACGGTGTTGCTGTGGTTGCTTATAACTTGCTGTTGGGGCTGGCATTGGGGATCGAGCAGTTCGATATCCCTGTTACCATCTCCCAATTTCTAGTATTTGTTGGCATTGGGGTCAGTGTGGGGGGCCTCATTGGGTTTGGCATTTCCTTTTTGACGCAACGATTTGATCTGCCTCTGGTTGAGCAATCCCTGACGTTAGTGTCTGCCTATGGAACTTATCTCGTTGCAGAAGAATTGGGGGGATCAGGGGTGATTGCCGTTGTCACCACAGGGCTGATTCTTGGGAATCTCGGATCTCGCATTGGTATGAGCCCCCGTACCCGGCTGTCAGTGTCCGAGTTCTGGGAGTTTGTGGCATTCTTTGTCAACTCCATTGTGTTTTTATTGATTGGGGATCAGGTCATCTTTGATGGATTGATTGACAACATCGACATGATTCTGGTGGCCATTTTGGTCATGATTTTGGCGCGGGCGATCAGTATCTTTAGCTTAAGTACACTTAGCAATTGGTGGGAGCGTTCAGATATTAGCTGGCAAAGTCAGGTGGTGTTGTGGTGGGGAGGATTACGAGGCTCCGTGTCAGTGGCCTTAGCATTAAGTGTGCCTGAGACGTTGCCCCAGCGAGAAGAAATTATCTCTATTATTTTCGGGGTCATGTTGTTTACCCTGATCGTTCAAGGCCTGACAACGAAGCCTTTATTAGAGACCTTAAACTTACTAGGCGATCAACCCCTGCGCCAAAATTTCATTCAGAAAATTGCCCGGCGAGTGGCACTCAATCGCGTGATTGAAGAACTCCAAGAAATTAAGAGTCGGAATGCAATTGATGCTGAGTATTGTGATTATCAAATTGCCCTGGTAGAAGGCCAACTTGAGGAAATTCAAGAACAAGTAAGAGTGCAACAGCGAGATCACCCTGAACTGGCAGCGCTGTTGATTAATCAGGTCAACGAAAGCCTGATCGCGATCGAAGCAGATACCTATGCGGAGTTTATTCGTGCAGGATATCTGAAGGAAGAAATCTCGCCTCTTTTGGAATCCTTGCTGGAGCAACAGAAAGAACGGGAGGAACGAGAGGAAAAGGTGGAAGAATTGGCCTGA
- a CDS encoding serine/threonine protein phosphatase, with amino-acid sequence MSRRIFIGDVHGHYDGLMSLLEAISLTPEDQLYFVGDLIDRGAQSAQVVDYVRHQAHACVLGNHEQLLLNALAKERLNGQALHGWLYSGGQATLASYHNNEDLLTQHLDWFRSLPLYLDLGDIWLVHAGLDPALQVSEQTVEECCWIRDLFHSDPNPYFSDKLIITGHTITFTFPDTAPGQLVSGPGWLDIDTGAYHPKSGWLTGLDIDNELVYQINVFESTHRVRPLQEACSPFTRSRERAMI; translated from the coding sequence ATGTCCCGTCGTATTTTCATTGGAGATGTTCATGGCCACTATGATGGCTTGATGTCTCTGCTCGAAGCGATCTCGCTGACCCCTGAAGACCAACTTTACTTTGTTGGTGATCTGATTGATCGAGGGGCTCAAAGTGCTCAGGTGGTGGATTATGTTCGCCACCAGGCACATGCCTGTGTGTTGGGGAATCATGAGCAACTTTTGCTCAACGCGCTGGCGAAAGAACGATTGAATGGGCAAGCACTGCATGGCTGGCTTTACAGTGGTGGGCAAGCAACGCTTGCTAGCTATCACAATAACGAAGATTTGCTAACTCAACACTTAGATTGGTTTCGCTCGCTTCCCCTATATCTTGATCTCGGGGATATTTGGCTGGTTCATGCAGGGCTTGATCCGGCGCTGCAAGTGTCAGAACAAACCGTAGAAGAATGCTGCTGGATTCGGGACCTTTTTCATAGTGACCCGAACCCCTATTTTTCCGATAAGCTCATCATCACGGGGCATACGATCACCTTCACCTTCCCAGATACTGCACCGGGTCAACTCGTTTCAGGCCCCGGATGGCTAGATATTGACACAGGCGCCTATCATCCCAAGAGCGGTTGGTTGACAGGGTTAGATATCGACAATGAACTGGTTTACCAGATCAATGTTTTTGAATCTACGCATAGAGTACGTCCTCTGCAGGAAGCCTGCAGCCCTTTTACGCGCAGCCGAGAGCGCGCCATGATCTGA
- a CDS encoding protein kinase, whose amino-acid sequence MELNFLRSLRPGSDQPLGGRYKIIQQLGAGGFGQTFYAQDLHLPGQPVCVVKQLKPQVSGTQGLQVARRLFDTEAQVLYELGSHPQIPQLLAHFEDSKEFYLAQEFIEGHSLTEEFAPATPWGDENVVAFLGDILGTLAFVHGHRVIHRDLKPSNLIRRSKDNRIVLIDFGAVKQASTQLATADPGISHTISIGTQGYMPNEQRAGRPQFSSDVYAVGIMGIQALTGRHPKKLPLDPYTNEIDWHVYAPQANPNLIALLDYMVRYDHRERYAAAGEVLSALQTLPYELARFIPPLTAVKVDLGPPSPQSPQRSPQAYAPAPTPTPAPTPAPPASSPPFPASHTSQTVPVLGRHPHAPVAASSRTTKSSMATEMVRPPAPPRKRALPAAMVAIVAVFGMGLLTWRACTSAPTIDTATTAPDGAAPPANETPLPNTAAAPAPEISDESLSPEAAPISPPLSETLSPESAPEAISPSPAEAPATSQSEDTFIGGEADGALTPDTAQTTVSAFYSHVSNQSWDAAQALSAGDLAQQFDPNFFQQFQQVSVDNLQVTTQTANTLELLGQNTYVYSDGSTQQEERTFTVQLINGQPRIVASAFVRVIQAR is encoded by the coding sequence ATGGAACTGAATTTTCTTCGGTCTCTCCGACCAGGATCAGATCAACCTCTGGGAGGACGCTACAAAATTATTCAGCAGTTGGGGGCCGGTGGCTTTGGCCAAACGTTCTACGCCCAAGATTTGCACCTGCCGGGGCAACCCGTGTGTGTTGTCAAACAGCTCAAGCCTCAGGTCAGTGGCACCCAAGGGCTACAAGTCGCCCGGCGGCTCTTCGATACAGAAGCTCAAGTGTTATACGAGTTAGGCTCCCACCCTCAAATTCCACAGCTGTTGGCTCACTTTGAGGACAGTAAAGAATTTTATCTGGCCCAGGAATTTATCGAAGGCCATTCCCTAACCGAAGAATTTGCCCCAGCCACGCCTTGGGGAGACGAGAATGTGGTGGCGTTTCTCGGCGATATCTTAGGAACCTTAGCCTTTGTCCATGGGCACCGGGTCATTCATCGGGATCTGAAACCCTCCAATCTGATTCGCCGCAGCAAAGACAACCGGATTGTGCTCATTGATTTTGGTGCCGTGAAACAGGCTAGCACCCAGCTAGCAACTGCCGATCCTGGCATTAGCCATACCATTTCCATTGGCACCCAAGGCTACATGCCCAATGAGCAACGGGCAGGTCGACCTCAGTTCAGTAGCGATGTCTACGCTGTTGGCATCATGGGTATTCAAGCGCTGACAGGACGCCACCCTAAAAAGCTTCCCCTGGATCCTTACACGAACGAAATTGATTGGCACGTCTACGCGCCGCAGGCCAATCCCAACCTGATCGCCCTGCTAGATTACATGGTGCGATATGACCACCGAGAACGGTATGCCGCAGCAGGGGAAGTCCTATCTGCGCTTCAAACGCTCCCCTATGAGCTGGCCCGATTCATCCCACCCTTGACGGCAGTAAAGGTAGATCTGGGCCCCCCTTCTCCCCAATCTCCTCAGCGATCGCCCCAGGCCTATGCGCCCGCACCCACACCCACGCCAGCTCCTACACCAGCCCCTCCCGCATCCTCCCCCCCCTTTCCTGCCTCACACACGAGCCAGACGGTTCCCGTTCTAGGGCGACATCCCCACGCGCCCGTGGCGGCCTCCAGTAGGACAACCAAAAGCTCTATGGCCACTGAAATGGTGCGGCCACCAGCGCCGCCCCGGAAGCGCGCTTTACCTGCAGCCATGGTGGCGATCGTCGCCGTTTTTGGAATGGGGCTGCTCACCTGGCGGGCTTGCACATCTGCCCCTACCATTGACACTGCCACGACCGCCCCAGACGGAGCCGCTCCTCCCGCTAACGAGACGCCTTTACCGAATACAGCCGCCGCTCCAGCCCCTGAGATTTCAGATGAATCCCTCTCGCCAGAAGCAGCCCCCATCTCGCCGCCGCTCTCAGAAACCCTCTCCCCGGAATCTGCCCCTGAAGCTATCTCGCCGTCCCCGGCAGAAGCACCTGCTACTTCACAATCTGAAGATACTTTCATCGGTGGCGAAGCCGACGGTGCCCTGACGCCAGACACCGCCCAAACCACTGTTTCAGCCTTTTATAGCCACGTGTCGAATCAGTCATGGGACGCTGCCCAAGCCCTATCCGCGGGTGATTTAGCCCAACAGTTTGACCCTAATTTCTTCCAGCAGTTTCAGCAGGTCTCTGTGGACAATTTGCAGGTTACGACCCAAACGGCAAACACCCTGGAGTTATTGGGACAAAATACCTATGTCTACAGCGACGGCTCTACCCAACAGGAGGAACGCACTTTCACAGTGCAGCTCATCAACGGCCAGCCGAGGATTGTGGCGTCAGCCTTTGTCCGCGTAATTCAAGCTCGATAG
- a CDS encoding tetratricopeptide repeat protein has product MPVKPSDTPLGGRYQIIQQLGKGGFGQTFLAQDFHLPGHPICVIKQFKPQVSDEASLKTAQRLFDTEAKVLYALGNHDQIPRLMAHFEEDQEFYLAQEYIDGEPLNQVLANGEPWSQGRVIAFLQDMFQVLAFVHEQNVIHRDIKPSNLLCRRHDGRIVLIDFGAVKQVNTQFFNPQTGRTNLTISIGTQGYMPNEQLGGTPHFSSDVYAVGVIGIQALTGVQPKHLGQDPHTSELDWRTDAPMVDEAFAEVLDRMVCYDFRARYPTAAKALAALQELPSELQAKIPERWYLPGTAPLSPPDIPFPTQEFDGAYDSTLAVENSASAQSGQTLTKPYHLSEATLAAGGRSPTREFSTSQKPKGSTLAVASVLQGLPERRRWLLAGLIGLGALLFMVKSFSFLHPETPVVAIPSSAEAPSPSEEEAPSPAEAADPAETADPADAAPPAEASPTATDLLKQAEELRKGNQHQQALDIYDQAIAHHPESATAHWGRCYSLNQLQQAELALAACDQAIALDGNDPRPFSSKGVALQQQQRHGEALTLFDQAIDLQPDLAEAWNNRGTALMQLKRPEEALNSFDRAIEIQADLAEAWSNRGAALWNLRRFDEAIASIDQAIALNPNYADAQSLRQQIRNKLGR; this is encoded by the coding sequence TTGCCAGTAAAGCCGTCAGATACCCCCCTCGGCGGCAGATACCAGATTATTCAGCAGCTGGGAAAAGGGGGATTTGGCCAAACCTTTTTAGCGCAAGATTTCCATTTACCTGGCCATCCTATCTGCGTGATTAAACAGTTCAAGCCGCAGGTCAGCGATGAAGCCAGCCTAAAAACCGCCCAACGCCTTTTTGATACAGAGGCAAAAGTACTATACGCATTGGGCAATCACGACCAAATTCCTCGCCTCATGGCCCACTTTGAGGAAGATCAGGAGTTTTATCTCGCCCAGGAATATATTGACGGAGAACCGCTCAATCAGGTGTTAGCCAATGGAGAACCTTGGTCGCAGGGGCGAGTGATTGCTTTTCTGCAAGACATGTTTCAGGTTTTGGCCTTTGTCCATGAGCAGAATGTAATCCACCGCGACATCAAACCTTCCAACCTGCTTTGCCGCCGTCACGATGGCCGCATTGTTCTCATTGATTTTGGGGCCGTTAAACAAGTCAACACCCAGTTCTTTAATCCTCAAACTGGCCGTACCAATTTAACGATTTCCATTGGCACCCAGGGCTACATGCCGAATGAGCAACTCGGAGGCACCCCTCATTTCAGTAGTGATGTATACGCGGTAGGTGTTATCGGTATTCAGGCATTAACCGGTGTTCAGCCTAAACACTTGGGCCAAGATCCCCACACGAGTGAGCTTGACTGGCGTACAGATGCCCCGATGGTCGATGAAGCGTTTGCTGAAGTGCTTGATCGCATGGTGTGCTACGACTTTCGAGCTCGCTACCCAACGGCTGCCAAAGCGCTAGCAGCATTACAAGAACTGCCCTCAGAGCTGCAAGCAAAGATCCCCGAGCGCTGGTACTTGCCTGGGACAGCTCCGCTAAGTCCCCCGGATATACCGTTCCCAACTCAAGAATTTGATGGTGCCTACGATTCTACTTTGGCGGTTGAAAATTCAGCATCAGCCCAGTCTGGGCAAACCCTGACCAAGCCTTACCATCTCAGCGAAGCGACGTTAGCAGCTGGGGGACGCTCTCCAACCCGAGAGTTCAGCACTTCCCAAAAACCCAAAGGCTCAACGCTGGCTGTTGCATCGGTGCTGCAGGGGCTACCCGAGCGGCGGCGGTGGCTGTTGGCAGGGCTGATTGGTTTAGGAGCGCTGCTATTTATGGTCAAGTCCTTCTCATTTTTACACCCTGAGACTCCGGTCGTGGCCATCCCCTCTTCTGCGGAGGCTCCGTCACCCTCTGAAGAGGAGGCCCCATCACCTGCCGAAGCAGCCGATCCTGCCGAAACCGCTGATCCTGCAGACGCAGCCCCCCCTGCAGAGGCATCTCCAACTGCAACCGACCTTCTAAAACAGGCCGAAGAGCTGCGGAAAGGCAATCAGCATCAGCAAGCTCTGGACATATATGACCAGGCGATCGCACATCACCCAGAATCTGCCACCGCCCACTGGGGACGCTGCTACAGTTTGAACCAGCTCCAGCAAGCAGAATTAGCGCTGGCAGCCTGTGATCAGGCGATCGCGTTAGACGGGAATGATCCCAGACCTTTCTCCAGCAAGGGGGTTGCCCTACAGCAGCAGCAGCGCCATGGAGAAGCGTTAACACTCTTTGACCAGGCAATTGACCTGCAGCCCGACTTAGCAGAAGCCTGGAATAATCGAGGAACCGCACTCATGCAGTTAAAGCGGCCTGAGGAAGCCCTGAATTCATTTGATCGAGCCATTGAGATTCAGGCCGACTTAGCAGAAGCCTGGAGTAACCGAGGAGCCGCACTGTGGAATTTGCGGCGCTTTGATGAGGCCATTGCATCCATCGATCAGGCAATTGCCTTAAACCCCAACTACGCGGATGCTCAGAGCCTACGTCAACAAATACGGAACAAATTGGGACGTTAA